From Haloarcula hispanica ATCC 33960, the proteins below share one genomic window:
- a CDS encoding potassium channel family protein has protein sequence MYIVIVGAGDIGSPLLEIATAGGNEVVAIERDEERAERASRQYDCLVINDDATSKDTLEDAGADRADALISTTDQDATNIMVCLLAQELEVPDIVSVVHNPEHMNVFRQIGVNTMQNPQRLIAEYLYRAVKRPSIVDFMRIGDQAEVFEITVTPGAPIAGKTLQEANTEGLIGGQTLIVAIERNGEGDPITPRGNTRIEADDLLTVYSGEGATPEVTDIFGHSEDHN, from the coding sequence ATGTATATCGTCATCGTCGGCGCCGGTGATATCGGGTCGCCGTTGCTTGAAATCGCGACAGCAGGCGGCAACGAGGTCGTTGCCATCGAAAGGGACGAGGAGCGAGCGGAACGTGCGTCGAGACAGTACGACTGTCTCGTTATCAACGACGATGCGACGTCGAAAGACACGCTAGAGGACGCCGGTGCGGACCGTGCCGACGCGCTCATATCGACGACTGACCAGGACGCGACGAACATCATGGTCTGTCTGCTGGCACAGGAACTGGAAGTGCCGGACATCGTCTCGGTCGTCCACAACCCCGAGCACATGAACGTGTTCCGCCAGATAGGGGTCAACACGATGCAGAACCCACAGCGGCTCATCGCCGAGTACCTCTATCGGGCCGTCAAACGGCCGTCTATCGTCGACTTCATGCGTATCGGCGACCAGGCGGAAGTGTTCGAGATCACTGTCACACCCGGCGCACCGATTGCGGGCAAAACGTTGCAGGAGGCCAATACGGAAGGCCTCATCGGCGGCCAGACACTTATCGTGGCCATCGAGCGCAACGGCGAGGGCGACCCGATAACACCCCGCGGCAATACACGTATCGAGGCCGACGACTTGCTAACGGTCTACTCGGGCGAGGGGGCGACACCGGAGGTAACCGACATCTTCGGTCACTCCGAGGACCACAACTGA
- a CDS encoding alkaline phosphatase PhoX — translation MVDFTRRQVLSQSVAAALGASVIGVASGEEVEETDTPGAPSVAGSLKRFSTTAFGAEVTGPFVFEDGSLLYSLQHPEGENPEPFGRAAVGYFNGFQFKFDGSNDDFPEVGVPDTEEKQRQVRSAAGDYEILVQGREPINGGAERLGVVQTPDGTDITQENFAGTQYGGAATNPDCNQFVPSNDEGTEGYLFTNWENSPGCVSRVPLSQDENGEWSADTGNAMNLTNTDSLREHGGTRINCYGDLSPWETMISAEENYAHPRVSLTATVSDIVEAGSGEGLIGGCQFWNRPNPSEISGAIESYAESGDLDENFGPQGYWALTGVEFLAYYLGAERDDQGDGENLATTLLDDVYPNPYRYGYFVDFREPTADEPEAVKYYVMGRASWEAPDIEGDQRTVYGCSDGDSKGIYKFVADEPIPEYDDPMDVAGTLYAPKITNDAANAAEAGERNSPAQTPLEIEWIELGHATNGEVESWVAEYDDVTQADYLSAHADWEDGDEVTEAAIKEADLSVIENGNQNYITNEDIVEWAEQYEANGPDGVDEDLRRVPFLETRAAAKEIGASIEFNKAEGVDSVDDSQPGDFIYFGISEFNDALADDEGDIQMDRVDGGVVYRGVLESDYNVSTLEPVITGPDFTDSPEDANDALRNIDNVYTMRDGRVICCEDGFGGPARSYPNDGLYVYQPNVVVSANSAAVGSGSTGSVPLTASSLPAGFSGARLTVSVSNPEIASITGVSFPDALGLTESSISDDGSSATIRVADVNTNVQSGAMDVPLATLDVRANGGGTTDLTVSIEQMDDENGNAIEAEVRNGIVVGGPKTVVGDAAPTDPDGDGHFEDLNGNGRLDYEDVQVLFSNMDSDSIQLNTGAYDFNENGKIDFADVTALYEEVN, via the coding sequence ATGGTCGATTTCACTCGACGGCAGGTACTTTCACAGTCGGTGGCTGCTGCGCTTGGGGCCAGCGTCATCGGCGTGGCAAGTGGGGAAGAGGTCGAAGAGACAGACACACCGGGCGCTCCGAGCGTCGCCGGGAGTCTCAAACGCTTCTCGACGACGGCGTTCGGTGCGGAGGTGACCGGCCCGTTCGTCTTCGAAGACGGGTCACTACTGTACAGTCTCCAGCACCCGGAAGGGGAGAACCCCGAACCGTTTGGACGGGCTGCGGTGGGCTATTTCAACGGATTCCAGTTCAAGTTCGACGGGAGTAACGACGATTTCCCGGAGGTGGGGGTTCCGGACACCGAGGAGAAACAGCGTCAGGTCCGGTCCGCAGCCGGCGACTACGAAATCCTCGTGCAGGGACGCGAACCAATCAACGGCGGGGCGGAACGGCTCGGTGTGGTCCAGACGCCTGACGGAACGGATATTACTCAGGAGAACTTCGCCGGCACCCAGTACGGCGGCGCGGCGACGAACCCCGACTGTAACCAGTTCGTCCCGAGCAACGACGAGGGAACCGAGGGCTACCTGTTCACGAACTGGGAGAACAGCCCCGGGTGCGTCTCGCGGGTCCCGCTCAGCCAGGACGAGAACGGTGAGTGGAGCGCGGACACCGGGAACGCAATGAACTTGACCAACACCGACTCCCTCCGTGAACACGGCGGGACGCGGATCAACTGCTACGGGGACCTCAGCCCGTGGGAGACGATGATTTCCGCCGAGGAGAACTACGCACACCCCCGAGTCAGTCTGACGGCGACGGTGAGCGACATCGTCGAGGCGGGGTCGGGCGAGGGACTCATCGGCGGATGTCAGTTCTGGAACCGGCCGAACCCGAGCGAGATATCGGGCGCGATCGAGTCCTACGCCGAGAGCGGCGACCTCGACGAGAACTTCGGCCCGCAGGGCTACTGGGCGCTGACCGGTGTCGAGTTCCTCGCGTACTACCTCGGCGCGGAGCGCGATGACCAGGGCGACGGCGAGAACCTCGCAACGACGCTGCTCGACGACGTGTATCCGAACCCGTACCGGTACGGGTACTTCGTCGACTTCCGCGAACCGACCGCCGACGAACCCGAAGCGGTCAAGTACTACGTGATGGGGCGGGCCTCGTGGGAGGCACCCGACATCGAAGGCGACCAGCGGACCGTCTACGGCTGTTCCGACGGCGACAGCAAGGGCATCTACAAGTTCGTTGCCGACGAGCCGATTCCGGAGTACGACGACCCAATGGACGTCGCCGGGACGCTGTACGCACCGAAGATCACGAACGACGCGGCCAACGCCGCCGAAGCCGGGGAGCGGAACTCCCCTGCACAGACCCCGCTCGAAATCGAGTGGATAGAACTCGGCCACGCCACGAACGGCGAGGTCGAGTCCTGGGTCGCCGAGTACGACGACGTGACCCAGGCCGACTACCTCAGCGCACACGCTGACTGGGAAGACGGCGACGAGGTGACCGAAGCGGCCATCAAGGAAGCCGATCTCTCCGTCATCGAGAACGGGAATCAGAACTACATCACGAACGAGGACATCGTCGAGTGGGCCGAGCAGTACGAGGCCAACGGTCCCGACGGCGTCGACGAGGACCTCCGGCGCGTCCCGTTCTTGGAGACCCGCGCGGCCGCCAAGGAAATCGGCGCGTCAATCGAGTTCAACAAGGCCGAGGGCGTCGACAGCGTCGACGACTCCCAACCCGGCGATTTCATCTACTTCGGCATTTCGGAGTTCAACGACGCGCTCGCGGACGACGAGGGCGACATCCAGATGGACCGCGTCGACGGCGGCGTCGTCTACCGCGGGGTGCTGGAATCGGACTACAACGTCTCGACGCTCGAACCGGTCATCACCGGCCCCGACTTCACCGACTCGCCGGAGGACGCAAACGACGCGCTCCGGAACATCGACAACGTCTACACGATGCGCGACGGCCGCGTCATCTGCTGTGAAGACGGCTTCGGCGGCCCCGCACGCTCGTATCCGAACGACGGCCTCTATGTCTACCAGCCCAACGTCGTCGTCAGCGCCAACTCCGCCGCGGTCGGCAGCGGGTCGACGGGTAGCGTCCCGCTGACCGCCTCGTCGCTCCCCGCTGGCTTCTCCGGCGCTCGGCTCACCGTCAGCGTCTCGAACCCCGAAATCGCGTCTATCACCGGTGTCTCCTTCCCCGACGCGCTCGGACTCACCGAGAGTTCCATCAGCGACGACGGCTCGTCGGCGACAATCCGGGTTGCCGACGTCAACACGAACGTCCAGTCCGGTGCGATGGACGTGCCACTCGCAACGCTTGACGTCCGCGCCAACGGCGGTGGCACGACCGACCTGACCGTCTCCATCGAGCAGATGGACGACGAGAACGGCAACGCCATCGAGGCAGAGGTCCGAAACGGCATCGTCGTGGGCGGCCCGAAGACGGTCGTCGGCGACGCCGCGCCGACCGATCCCGACGGCGACGGCCACTTCGAGGACCTCAACGGTAATGGCCGTCTCGACTACGAGGACGTGCAGGTGCTGTTCTCGAACATGGACTCCGACAGCATCCAGTTGAACACCGGCGCGTACGACTTCAACGAGAACGGCAAGATCGATTTCGCGGACGTGACAGCGCTCTACGAAGAGGTCAACTGA
- a CDS encoding chorismate mutase → MSTNPNPEDMSLDELRDEIRTIDQEIVEKIAQRTYVADTIAQVKDEKGLPTTDEQQEQAVMDRAGDNAEQFDVDENLVKAIFRLLIELNKVEQRESR, encoded by the coding sequence ATGAGCACGAACCCGAACCCAGAGGACATGTCGCTGGACGAACTGCGCGACGAAATCCGGACTATCGACCAGGAGATCGTCGAGAAGATCGCACAGCGAACCTACGTGGCCGACACCATCGCACAGGTCAAAGACGAGAAGGGGCTGCCGACGACCGACGAGCAACAGGAGCAAGCCGTCATGGACCGCGCCGGCGACAACGCGGAGCAGTTCGACGTTGACGAGAACCTCGTGAAAGCGATTTTCCGACTCCTGATCGAACTGAACAAGGTCGAACAAAGAGAGAGTCGATAG
- a CDS encoding carbonic anhydrase: MSQLLRDLLAGNADHAAEFRDRFDQVQNSQTPDAVTVCCSDSRVLQDHMWGNSEPGHLFTCSNIGNRVIQRTASGEAVSGDVLYPIEHTMTETAIVVGHTGCGAVTATYDDLTDGLDEPAGIEHCLGVLKPHLEPALEHLPEDIERAAAVNRLVEYNVDRQVEFLRSSDDVPDAVDVFGVVYDFQDVYGGRRGAVHVINVDGETDVDALRAAHPDIDSRITRLWEY, encoded by the coding sequence ATGAGCCAGTTATTACGCGATTTACTTGCCGGAAACGCCGACCACGCGGCGGAGTTCCGGGACCGGTTCGACCAGGTCCAGAACTCGCAAACGCCCGACGCTGTCACGGTCTGTTGCTCCGATTCGCGGGTGCTCCAGGACCATATGTGGGGCAACAGCGAGCCGGGACATCTCTTCACCTGTAGCAATATCGGAAACCGAGTCATCCAGCGGACCGCGTCCGGCGAGGCGGTCTCGGGTGACGTGTTGTACCCCATCGAGCACACGATGACCGAAACCGCCATCGTCGTCGGCCACACCGGCTGTGGAGCGGTGACGGCGACCTACGACGACCTGACGGACGGCCTCGATGAGCCGGCCGGTATCGAGCACTGCCTCGGCGTTCTCAAACCGCATCTTGAGCCCGCGCTGGAACACCTTCCCGAAGACATCGAGCGGGCGGCGGCTGTCAACCGACTCGTCGAGTACAACGTCGACAGGCAAGTCGAGTTCCTCCGCAGCAGCGACGACGTTCCCGACGCTGTGGACGTGTTCGGCGTCGTCTACGACTTTCAGGACGTGTACGGCGGCCGACGAGGCGCAGTCCACGTCATCAACGTCGACGGTGAAACCGATGTCGACGCACTCCGAGCGGCCCATCCCGATATCGACTCGCGGATTACCCGCCTCTGGGAGTACTAG
- a CDS encoding DUF5794 domain-containing protein — protein sequence MSISRHPIALDIEQQVGRGGRLLATVMGLPLVDGIFPVLVLAGALSTWMGVLEVGLLVFGGSATVAVVLAELEGGPRQQARAVLIIGAVLMPIALIEAALAPTIAGVVKLGTLERFAGLVILAIAAQTASARIGEYLPRPAVIVVLGLLASLDPAGATLVTAIEPGVLLRAAATTGVGIGFALAVALASPWLRNAVDIDRFRFGSAVALGVLALSVLGVMPTDAPVALAVLAVTALLSFDPENARTRHTEYRPDAVDLTAAFADGGASQGVAADEQTDEGAAVEYEPDQERAPWL from the coding sequence ACCCGATTGCGCTCGACATCGAGCAACAGGTCGGCCGCGGCGGCCGGCTCTTAGCGACCGTCATGGGCCTCCCGCTCGTCGACGGCATCTTCCCGGTGCTCGTCCTCGCGGGGGCACTCTCGACCTGGATGGGCGTCCTCGAAGTAGGCTTGCTGGTCTTCGGCGGGTCGGCCACCGTCGCCGTCGTGCTGGCCGAGCTCGAAGGCGGTCCCCGCCAGCAGGCCCGCGCGGTACTCATCATCGGAGCCGTATTGATGCCGATTGCGCTCATCGAAGCAGCGCTCGCACCGACGATTGCGGGGGTTGTCAAACTGGGCACCCTCGAACGATTCGCCGGCCTCGTCATCCTCGCCATCGCCGCACAGACCGCAAGCGCCCGGATCGGCGAGTACCTGCCGCGTCCAGCCGTCATCGTCGTGCTCGGCCTGCTGGCCAGCCTCGACCCCGCCGGCGCGACGCTGGTCACCGCCATCGAACCCGGCGTCTTGCTCCGCGCGGCTGCCACCACCGGCGTCGGTATCGGCTTCGCCCTCGCCGTCGCGCTGGCGAGCCCGTGGCTCCGCAACGCCGTCGACATAGACCGGTTCCGCTTCGGTAGCGCTGTCGCGCTCGGCGTGCTCGCCCTCTCCGTCCTCGGCGTGATGCCGACCGACGCACCAGTCGCGCTGGCCGTGCTCGCCGTCACGGCGCTGCTGTCGTTCGATCCGGAGAACGCCCGCACGCGCCACACGGAATACCGCCCCGACGCTGTGGACCTCACCGCCGCCTTCGCCGACGGCGGCGCGTCCCAGGGCGTCGCAGCCGACGAACAGACCGACGAAGGGGCCGCGGTCGAGTACGAACCGGATCAAGAACGCGCCCCGTGGCTGTGA
- a CDS encoding potassium transporter TrkG: protein MSRRNGGLFPMDLRTIARDIGSLLLMEAGLMTITAAIALGFREFHAALGFFTAAGVTAAVGGLANRGFTDAPAPEMKHGMVIAAGGWLLVATFGSLPFLLTAWFTPPAVMDTFVPVGADTSTWEPIRVGGTTTLSSLAYFRNPLHAFFESMSGWTGSGLTMAIHEPSLPRAVQWWRSFIQYVGGVGVIVLTVSILSRPGSGSYALYQSEAREEKIHPSVVSTVRTVWKLVVGYTVLSFALLFGAILASDSEYAESLPLWEVAWQALNHAMTGLTTGGFSVTDNSIATYNSPLVETVLLPIMILGAVAFPVHYVVLHDRQIRELVSDLQTRWLFILLALGVVALSAQNVWSVPATTEAFATQSFLPFSVPMLDAAQLDAVRDSTFQWVSALSCTGFQSAPIGRWLAGGKVLVVGAMVLGGAAGSTVGGIKIIRGYTIARGIIWQFSRVFLPTNAVITARIGDRTLDRESMEREFSEAAIVTLLWLIILVTSSVVLTNVAGPEFGYADALFEVASAQGNVGLSSGITGPSMPPLAEGMFVLNMWVGRLEIIPILVFIRAGLYGLEP from the coding sequence ATGTCGCGACGGAACGGCGGGCTGTTCCCGATGGACCTGCGGACCATCGCCCGCGACATCGGTTCCCTCCTGCTGATGGAGGCCGGGCTGATGACGATTACGGCCGCCATTGCGCTCGGCTTTCGGGAGTTCCACGCCGCCCTCGGGTTCTTCACCGCGGCCGGGGTGACCGCCGCCGTCGGCGGTCTCGCGAACCGTGGCTTCACTGACGCGCCGGCCCCAGAGATGAAACACGGCATGGTCATCGCCGCCGGCGGGTGGCTGCTGGTCGCCACGTTCGGCTCGCTGCCGTTCCTGTTGACCGCGTGGTTCACGCCCCCCGCCGTCATGGATACGTTCGTTCCAGTCGGAGCGGACACGAGTACGTGGGAGCCGATCAGGGTCGGCGGGACGACGACGCTCTCCAGTCTGGCGTACTTCCGGAACCCGCTTCACGCCTTCTTCGAGAGCATGAGCGGATGGACCGGGAGCGGCCTGACGATGGCGATTCACGAGCCCTCGCTCCCCCGCGCAGTTCAGTGGTGGCGGTCGTTCATCCAGTACGTCGGCGGCGTCGGCGTCATCGTCCTGACCGTCTCCATCCTCTCGCGGCCCGGCAGCGGCAGTTACGCGCTCTACCAGAGCGAGGCCCGCGAGGAGAAGATTCACCCGAGCGTCGTCTCCACCGTCCGAACGGTCTGGAAACTCGTCGTCGGCTACACGGTGCTCTCGTTCGCGCTCCTGTTCGGTGCCATCCTCGCCAGCGATAGCGAGTACGCCGAGTCGCTCCCCCTGTGGGAGGTCGCCTGGCAGGCGCTCAACCACGCCATGACCGGGCTCACGACTGGCGGGTTCTCGGTCACGGACAACTCGATTGCGACGTACAACTCGCCGCTCGTCGAAACCGTTCTGTTGCCGATCATGATTCTCGGTGCGGTCGCGTTCCCGGTCCACTACGTCGTCTTGCACGACAGGCAGATTCGCGAACTGGTGTCGGACTTACAGACTCGCTGGCTGTTCATCCTGCTCGCGCTCGGCGTCGTCGCGCTCTCGGCACAGAACGTATGGTCCGTGCCCGCGACGACTGAGGCGTTTGCCACCCAGTCGTTCCTGCCGTTTTCGGTGCCGATGCTCGACGCCGCACAGCTCGATGCGGTCCGGGACTCGACGTTCCAGTGGGTCAGCGCCCTCAGCTGTACCGGGTTCCAGTCGGCCCCGATCGGCCGCTGGCTCGCTGGCGGGAAAGTGCTCGTGGTCGGCGCGATGGTGCTCGGCGGCGCTGCCGGGTCCACCGTCGGCGGCATCAAGATCATCCGTGGCTACACCATCGCTCGCGGCATCATCTGGCAGTTCTCGCGGGTGTTCCTCCCGACGAACGCGGTGATTACGGCCCGCATCGGGGACCGGACGCTTGACCGCGAGTCGATGGAACGGGAGTTCAGCGAAGCGGCCATCGTCACGCTGCTGTGGCTCATCATTCTGGTGACCAGCAGCGTCGTCCTCACCAACGTCGCGGGACCGGAGTTCGGCTACGCCGATGCCCTGTTTGAAGTCGCCAGCGCGCAGGGGAACGTCGGCCTCTCCTCGGGCATCACCGGCCCGTCGATGCCCCCGCTTGCAGAGGGGATGTTCGTGCTGAATATGTGGGTCGGCCGGCTGGAAATCATCCCGATACTCGTGTTCATCCGCGCTGGACTGTACGGGCTGGAACCGTAG
- a CDS encoding shikimate kinase has product MEGKAAAPAAGTVLNALATGRGAAFAIDEYTTATVTLSTETDGVTGEVDGAPDADTRLIERCVEYVIDAHGGPQNVGVPAVSGGTVRTESEVPMASGLKSSSAAANATVMATLDALDATERMSREDMARLGVMAARDVGVTVTGAFDDASASMLGGVTVTDNEDDALLAREEIDWDVLVWTPPEQSFSADADVERCRQIAPMARLVEDLALDGDYQRAMTVNGLAFSAALDFETDPVLDALQHVEGVSLSGTGPSFTAVGERAALEAVQDAWDERPGATWLTTTQTKGTHTV; this is encoded by the coding sequence ATGGAAGGGAAGGCAGCAGCGCCCGCAGCAGGGACGGTCCTCAACGCGCTCGCGACCGGCCGCGGTGCGGCGTTTGCTATCGACGAGTACACGACAGCGACCGTCACGCTCTCGACTGAGACCGACGGTGTCACTGGCGAGGTGGATGGTGCTCCGGACGCCGACACGCGGCTCATCGAACGCTGTGTCGAGTACGTCATCGACGCCCACGGCGGCCCACAGAACGTGGGCGTCCCGGCGGTCTCCGGCGGGACTGTCCGCACAGAGAGCGAGGTTCCGATGGCGTCGGGGCTCAAAAGCTCCAGTGCGGCCGCAAACGCGACCGTCATGGCGACGCTCGACGCACTCGACGCGACTGAGCGGATGAGCCGCGAGGACATGGCCCGCCTCGGCGTCATGGCCGCCCGCGACGTGGGCGTCACCGTCACCGGGGCCTTCGACGACGCGTCGGCGTCGATGCTCGGCGGTGTCACCGTCACCGACAACGAGGACGACGCGCTCCTTGCCCGCGAGGAAATCGACTGGGACGTGCTCGTCTGGACGCCGCCGGAACAGTCGTTCAGTGCTGACGCGGATGTCGAGCGATGCCGCCAGATCGCACCGATGGCCCGCCTCGTCGAGGACCTCGCACTCGACGGCGACTATCAGCGGGCCATGACGGTCAACGGCCTCGCGTTCTCGGCCGCGCTGGACTTCGAGACGGACCCGGTACTCGACGCGCTCCAGCACGTCGAAGGCGTCTCGCTGTCGGGGACGGGGCCGTCGTTCACTGCCGTTGGCGAGCGGGCCGCACTCGAAGCCGTACAGGACGCCTGGGACGAGCGACCCGGAGCGACCTGGCTGACGACGACACAGACCAAGGGAACACACACAGTATGA
- a CDS encoding TrkH family potassium uptake protein: protein MSVRVDWRQSVALTGTVIKYLAVAMLVPLGISFVYGEDTVVFLTSIAIAIVVGLALEQASDSHELGPREALLFVGLSWGAVAVIGAIPYIIAGYGTESALRQPVNALFESMSGFTTTGATVTNEISFARHSHALLMWRQLTQWLGGMGIIVLMVAILPEAAVNGAQLIESEAPGPELQKLTPKIAETARLLWLFYLGFTVLYILILLGLHYTGYAPNMDAYNAVAHGFTTLPTGGFSPQAESIAYFSPAVQWVVIPFMLIAGMNFALFYLLLQDEYAAFLQDRELQAYLGANAGVAVILWGLLFTGSAPPLELGGVTQGALENSLRQATFQVASLLNSTGYATSNFAEWGNTAKGVLLFAMFIGGSAGSTGGGVKIVRWLVVLKSIRRQLFTTAHPSAVKPVRLGGQVIDEDVINAIYGFTLLYLLTFGVATVFLLLDAGRVGLDLTVFEAISASLATIGNIGPGFGFLGPFGTYELFPETSKLLMIFLMWIGRLEIIPVFVIFTGAFWNE from the coding sequence ATGTCGGTTCGCGTCGACTGGCGACAGAGTGTCGCCCTGACCGGCACAGTAATCAAGTATCTCGCCGTCGCAATGCTGGTCCCGCTGGGAATCAGTTTCGTGTACGGAGAAGATACCGTCGTGTTCCTGACTTCTATCGCAATTGCCATCGTGGTCGGCCTTGCACTGGAGCAAGCCAGCGACAGTCACGAACTCGGGCCACGCGAAGCGTTGCTGTTCGTCGGTCTCTCGTGGGGGGCCGTCGCGGTCATCGGTGCGATACCCTACATTATCGCCGGCTACGGGACTGAATCTGCGCTCCGACAGCCCGTGAACGCGTTATTCGAGTCGATGTCCGGTTTCACCACAACTGGGGCGACTGTCACCAACGAAATATCGTTTGCCCGCCACTCCCACGCGCTGTTGATGTGGCGACAGCTCACCCAGTGGCTCGGCGGGATGGGTATCATCGTTCTGATGGTCGCCATTCTTCCGGAAGCGGCCGTCAACGGGGCGCAGTTGATCGAATCCGAAGCGCCCGGCCCCGAACTCCAGAAGCTGACGCCGAAGATAGCCGAAACCGCACGGCTCCTCTGGCTGTTCTATCTGGGCTTTACCGTTCTGTATATCCTCATTCTGCTCGGCCTCCATTACACGGGCTACGCACCGAACATGGATGCGTATAATGCCGTCGCACACGGGTTCACGACGCTGCCCACCGGCGGGTTCTCCCCCCAGGCCGAGAGCATCGCCTACTTCTCACCGGCCGTCCAGTGGGTCGTCATCCCGTTCATGCTCATCGCCGGGATGAACTTCGCGCTGTTTTACCTCCTGTTACAGGACGAGTACGCCGCCTTCCTTCAGGACCGCGAACTCCAGGCGTACCTCGGTGCGAACGCCGGCGTGGCCGTCATCCTCTGGGGACTGCTCTTTACCGGGTCCGCGCCGCCGCTCGAACTCGGCGGTGTGACACAGGGAGCACTGGAGAACTCGCTCCGGCAAGCCACGTTCCAGGTCGCCTCGCTGCTGAACTCGACCGGGTACGCGACCAGTAACTTCGCCGAATGGGGTAACACCGCAAAGGGAGTCCTGTTGTTCGCGATGTTCATCGGTGGCTCCGCAGGGTCGACCGGTGGCGGTGTCAAGATAGTCCGATGGCTGGTCGTGCTCAAGAGCATCCGACGCCAACTGTTCACGACAGCTCATCCCAGCGCTGTCAAACCAGTTCGGCTCGGCGGGCAGGTCATCGACGAGGACGTCATCAACGCGATATACGGGTTCACGCTGTTGTACCTGCTCACGTTCGGTGTCGCGACAGTGTTTCTCCTCCTCGATGCGGGCCGTGTCGGGCTCGACCTGACTGTCTTCGAAGCCATCAGCGCAAGCCTGGCGACCATCGGGAACATCGGTCCCGGGTTCGGGTTTCTGGGGCCGTTCGGGACCTACGAACTCTTCCCGGAGACCAGCAAACTGCTGATGATATTCCTGATGTGGATCGGTCGACTGGAGATCATCCCGGTGTTCGTTATATTCACCGGCGCGTTCTGGAACGAGTGA
- a CDS encoding universal stress protein, whose product MNSSTNETTTDILAHVLLPVANEDDGLTTATALEPYEPEQVTALHVVEKGEGVPDKTPVEQSEELAAESYAAVRTVFPDADDRTAYARDVVEAIFDVAEEVEASAIAYRSRGGGRLMQFLSGDLSLKLVTNAEVPVIALPQTDSGE is encoded by the coding sequence ATGAACAGTAGCACCAACGAGACAACCACGGACATTCTTGCACATGTCTTGCTACCGGTTGCCAACGAGGACGACGGGCTTACGACGGCGACTGCGCTCGAACCGTACGAGCCGGAGCAGGTGACGGCGTTACACGTCGTCGAAAAAGGCGAGGGTGTTCCGGACAAGACGCCAGTCGAGCAGTCAGAAGAGCTGGCGGCAGAGTCGTATGCGGCCGTCAGGACGGTGTTCCCTGACGCCGACGACCGCACCGCGTACGCTCGGGACGTCGTCGAGGCTATCTTCGATGTCGCCGAGGAAGTCGAGGCGAGCGCTATCGCATACCGGTCCCGCGGTGGCGGTCGCCTCATGCAGTTCCTCTCCGGTGATCTCTCGTTGAAGCTTGTGACAAACGCGGAGGTCCCGGTGATTGCGCTTCCGCAGACGGACTCGGGCGAGTGA
- a CDS encoding cell surface protein, protein MTDDTTCSIRGRVRTASRPLALVALVLLAGTVPALATGQSTPTISIEAGSVAAGETTAVPVVLTSAPDGLAGYQLELAVDDPAVARFENASYPDRFGLTTDPVVSSDGGTVTLEAADLDGQIEPGASDVVLATVSLTGVDGGETQVTVASNQVDADGGGAVEPATEPAALAVSPGATTETVAAVTEASSPASESTAESAGTASVAGATEDDSAGGGDQSTTGANGPLPIALAIAALAAVAALAARTSR, encoded by the coding sequence ATGACCGACGACACCACCTGTTCGATACGCGGTCGCGTCCGAACCGCCAGTCGCCCCCTCGCGCTCGTCGCGCTCGTCCTCCTCGCGGGGACGGTCCCCGCGCTCGCCACAGGGCAGAGCACGCCGACAATCAGCATCGAGGCCGGCTCCGTCGCTGCCGGCGAAACGACGGCCGTGCCGGTGGTCCTCACCAGCGCGCCGGACGGACTGGCCGGCTACCAGCTCGAACTCGCCGTCGACGACCCCGCTGTCGCCCGGTTCGAGAACGCGAGCTACCCCGACCGGTTCGGACTCACGACCGACCCCGTTGTCAGTTCAGACGGCGGGACGGTCACGCTCGAAGCGGCGGACCTCGACGGACAGATCGAGCCCGGAGCCAGCGACGTGGTACTCGCGACGGTCTCGCTTACCGGCGTCGACGGCGGTGAGACGCAGGTGACCGTCGCATCGAACCAGGTCGACGCCGACGGCGGCGGCGCAGTCGAGCCAGCGACCGAACCGGCGGCGCTCGCAGTGTCACCGGGCGCGACGACGGAGACAGTGGCCGCCGTGACCGAAGCATCGTCACCCGCCAGCGAGTCCACAGCCGAGTCAGCCGGCACCGCGAGCGTCGCAGGTGCCACAGAGGACGACTCCGCGGGCGGCGGCGACCAGTCGACGACCGGAGCGAACGGTCCACTCCCGATAGCGCTGGCCATTGCCGCACTCGCCGCGGTGGCGGCGCTCGCAGCCAGAACGAGCCGATGA
- a CDS encoding DUF5795 family protein, giving the protein MSDNRVVQGRMQTPESLAELIEGDGVMDAEPIEDADDDCPECGENVISVGYMPSALEFVTGYKCQECDWSDTDRD; this is encoded by the coding sequence ATGAGCGACAATCGCGTGGTCCAGGGTCGGATGCAGACCCCCGAGAGCCTGGCCGAACTCATCGAAGGAGACGGTGTTATGGACGCAGAGCCTATCGAAGACGCCGATGACGACTGCCCGGAATGCGGCGAGAACGTCATCTCCGTGGGGTACATGCCCTCTGCGCTGGAGTTTGTTACTGGGTATAAATGCCAGGAGTGCGACTGGTCCGACACCGACCGCGACTGA